A genomic window from Streptomyces mirabilis includes:
- a CDS encoding carbohydrate ABC transporter permease — MKTTDTPPPVEPVEDRPQVAKEKAPPEKAKSSEGGVLNAFSHGILIIWAIMVVLPLLWAVMTSFKNDDSIFSSPWSLPDKLHFDNWSRAWSQAHMSDYFGNTLIVVGFSLVGTLVLGSMAAYVLARFEFPGNRFIYFLFVGGMSFPIMLALVPLFYVLNNMSLLNTLPGLILVYIAYSLPFTVFFLTSFFRTLPTSIAEAAFVDGASHTRTFFQIMLPMAKPGLISVGIFNFLGQWNQYMLPTVLNTDPDKKVLSQGLVELATSQGYKGDWSGLFAGLVMAMLPVLAAYIIFQRQVVQGLTAGALK; from the coding sequence ATGAAGACCACTGACACCCCGCCGCCCGTGGAACCGGTCGAGGACCGTCCTCAGGTGGCAAAGGAGAAGGCGCCGCCGGAAAAGGCGAAGAGCAGTGAGGGCGGCGTCCTCAACGCCTTCTCGCACGGCATTCTCATCATCTGGGCGATCATGGTCGTACTGCCGCTGCTGTGGGCGGTGATGACGTCCTTCAAGAACGACGACTCCATTTTCAGCTCGCCCTGGTCGCTGCCGGACAAACTGCACTTCGACAACTGGTCGCGCGCGTGGTCGCAGGCCCACATGAGCGACTACTTCGGCAATACCCTCATCGTGGTGGGATTCTCGCTGGTCGGTACGCTCGTGCTCGGCTCGATGGCGGCGTACGTGCTCGCCCGATTCGAGTTCCCGGGCAACCGCTTCATCTACTTCCTCTTCGTCGGAGGAATGAGTTTCCCGATCATGCTGGCTCTGGTGCCGTTGTTCTACGTCCTGAACAACATGAGTCTGCTGAACACACTGCCGGGTCTGATCCTCGTCTACATCGCCTACTCGCTGCCGTTCACGGTCTTCTTCCTGACCTCGTTCTTCAGGACACTGCCGACCTCGATCGCCGAGGCGGCGTTCGTCGACGGTGCCTCGCACACCAGGACGTTCTTCCAGATCATGCTGCCGATGGCCAAGCCGGGGCTGATCAGCGTCGGGATCTTCAACTTCCTGGGCCAGTGGAACCAGTACATGCTCCCCACCGTGCTGAACACCGACCCCGACAAGAAGGTCCTCTCCCAGGGCCTGGTCGAGCTGGCGACCAGTCAGGGCTACAAGGGCGACTGGTCGGGCCTCTTCGCGGGCCTGGTGATGGCCATGCTCCCGGTGCTGGCCGCGTACATCATCTTCCAGCGACAGGTGGTCCAGGGGCTGACGGCGGGGGCTCTCAAGTAG
- the ngcE gene encoding N-acetylglucosamine/diacetylchitobiose ABC transporter substrate-binding protein yields the protein MGSTSAENSNTEGVGRRDLIKRSAALGLISVPTMSFLSACASSDSGSGTKAKAGKKTTKNPLGVNETAPLAVVIFDGGFGTKYATDANAQYKTAYPKAKVNFHATQKIQSELQPKFNGGTPPDLIDNSGAQQMDMGVLVGKKQLTDLTPLLDAPSIDDPSKKVRDTLRPGIVEMGQFDGAPVWIMYYAYTVYGVWYSQTALDKLDATYPETWDAMLALCEKAKKKGMAGWTYAGKYPYYLPFSLYPFIAKIGGREVLDKIDNLEPNAWKDPAVKSAFEAYYELYKKGYILQGTPGIDHIQSQTAWAKGKALFIPNGSWVENESANVIPKDFNLAVSGPTGLDSSDKMPFGTIWASGGEPFIVPAKANNPEGGMEQLRIMLSEASSKNFTSQVKSLTAYNGGTDGITLTPGLKSGVAALEKAGTNVVNPRLQDWYVKLQKEQIGVAGLGEMMAGRLTPAEAIKKIQGYADAAAKDQSIKHYKHQ from the coding sequence ATGGGATCCACTTCCGCCGAGAACAGCAACACCGAGGGTGTCGGCCGCCGTGACCTGATCAAGCGGTCCGCGGCGCTCGGCCTGATTTCCGTACCGACGATGAGCTTTTTGTCCGCTTGCGCGAGCAGCGACAGCGGTTCCGGTACCAAGGCCAAGGCCGGCAAGAAGACCACGAAGAACCCGCTGGGCGTCAACGAGACGGCCCCGCTCGCCGTCGTCATCTTCGACGGCGGATTCGGTACGAAGTACGCGACCGACGCCAACGCCCAGTACAAGACGGCCTACCCGAAGGCCAAGGTCAACTTCCATGCGACCCAGAAGATCCAGTCCGAACTGCAGCCCAAGTTCAACGGCGGTACCCCGCCGGACCTGATCGACAACTCCGGCGCCCAGCAGATGGACATGGGCGTGCTCGTCGGCAAGAAGCAGCTCACCGACCTGACCCCGCTCCTCGACGCGCCGTCCATCGACGACCCGTCGAAGAAGGTCCGCGACACGCTGCGCCCCGGCATCGTGGAGATGGGCCAGTTCGACGGCGCGCCGGTCTGGATCATGTACTACGCGTACACCGTCTACGGCGTCTGGTACTCGCAGACCGCCCTCGACAAGCTCGACGCGACGTACCCCGAGACCTGGGACGCGATGCTCGCGCTGTGCGAGAAGGCGAAGAAGAAGGGCATGGCCGGCTGGACGTACGCGGGCAAGTACCCGTACTACCTGCCGTTCTCGCTCTACCCCTTCATCGCCAAGATCGGCGGCCGGGAGGTTCTCGACAAGATCGACAACCTGGAGCCCAACGCCTGGAAGGACCCGGCCGTCAAGTCGGCGTTCGAGGCGTACTACGAGCTCTACAAGAAGGGTTACATCCTTCAGGGCACCCCGGGCATCGACCACATCCAGTCGCAGACCGCCTGGGCCAAGGGCAAGGCACTCTTCATCCCGAACGGCTCCTGGGTGGAGAACGAGTCCGCGAACGTCATCCCGAAGGACTTCAACCTGGCCGTCAGCGGCCCGACCGGCCTGGACAGCTCCGACAAGATGCCGTTCGGCACCATCTGGGCCTCCGGTGGCGAGCCCTTCATCGTGCCGGCCAAGGCGAACAACCCCGAGGGAGGCATGGAGCAGCTGCGCATCATGCTCAGCGAGGCCTCGTCGAAGAACTTCACCAGCCAGGTGAAATCGCTGACCGCCTACAACGGCGGCACCGACGGCATCACGCTGACCCCGGGCCTCAAGTCCGGTGTCGCGGCCCTGGAGAAGGCCGGGACCAACGTGGTCAACCCGCGGCTCCAGGACTGGTACGTGAAGCTTCAGAAGGAGCAGATCGGTGTCGCCGGTCTCGGCGAGATGATGGCAGGGCGGCTGACCCCGGCCGAGGCCATCAAGAAGATCCAGGGCTACGCGGACGCGGCGGCCAAGGACCAGTCCATCAAGCACTACAAGCACCAGTAG
- a CDS encoding GH92 family glycosyl hydrolase, translated as MRFRPSFVLLAVALAAAGITPAVTPAAAATAAPDLVRDPTTYVDPLIGTKNGGNVFPGAVVPFGMLSWSPENTRGDSTRTAAPGGYQYDATRIRGFSLTHMSGTGCAGGSGDIPFFPYAGEVTSSPASDTKDAVYAADFAHTEETAEPGHYKVGLASGVTADLTATARTGSGRFTFPADKPASLLVRTANSEVGSTDSTLKIDPATRTVSGSVTSGNFCGYLDPEGQRAYYTLYFTARFDRDFQSTGTWQDDRLSPGSTEASGGTGGFGNGGRPVAGKGAGGYVEFEPGADPVNVKVGISYVSQAGAAANLAAENPQSRSFASVQDAAHRAWRDQLGAIRVGGGSDSDRTTFYTALYHALLHPNVISDADRRYRGPDDKVHVVGRGHRAQYGTFSGWDVYRSQVQLLTLLSPDTGSDIAQSLLELARQNGGVWDRWLHGASGTHVMNGDPSPTALAGIRAFGGTDFDLRGALDSLVRAATVPTEGDLSSSGKPVLSVGQRPSLDKYLKQHYMPSVSNAWGGAAETLEMSGADFALSQLATAAGKKQTAADFAQRSQWWQNNFNIAADPSGGYVAGRKADGSWVTGFTPATGNGFVEGTAAQYTWMVQHNPAGLFAAMGGRDKALDRLDTFFHNADGSWALTGNGGDKSELDNEPSINVPYLYAYAGAPCRTQETVRAAMTGLWSTQPGGIPGNDDLGEMSSWYVFSALGMYPQVPSRAELVLASPLFTRVEINRPGGNDIEIHANGAAADAPYVQSLKVDGRTSDRPWLPASFVRDGGTLDYILSGTPNRTWGSDPAAAPPSFREGEQPYQIGVGPTTATLAPGGSTKLDIRALALSGGTGPEVRFKVDTPAGVTATPAEGTVTDGAQEITLSAGDTAQQGFYDVKVTVTSAATSYEQPVALTVAAPGSLLAAYNNTGVSDDTGDHDEADYDGGGWSYSRQALAAAGLTPGTQGTVDGLTYTWPDSPTGRPDNASATAQSIELAHPADRLSFIGSAVNGNQQTHATVTYTDGSTDSVDLSFTDWTVGGGGGTVQYGNETVARTAYRNVAGADKDPVAAYVFATKPFQAPSGKTVKSVRLPDNADLHVFTVAVS; from the coding sequence ATGCGTTTCCGTCCGTCATTCGTCCTGCTCGCCGTCGCCCTGGCGGCCGCCGGGATCACCCCCGCCGTCACCCCCGCGGCGGCCGCCACCGCCGCACCCGACCTCGTCCGGGACCCCACCACCTACGTCGACCCGCTCATCGGCACCAAGAACGGCGGCAACGTCTTCCCCGGAGCCGTCGTCCCCTTCGGCATGCTCTCCTGGAGCCCCGAGAACACCCGCGGCGACTCCACCCGGACGGCCGCGCCCGGCGGTTACCAGTACGACGCCACCCGCATCAGGGGCTTCAGCCTCACCCACATGTCCGGCACGGGCTGCGCGGGCGGCAGCGGCGACATCCCCTTCTTCCCGTACGCCGGTGAGGTCACGTCCTCCCCGGCGAGCGACACCAAGGACGCGGTGTACGCGGCCGACTTCGCGCACACCGAGGAGACCGCCGAGCCCGGCCACTACAAGGTCGGCCTCGCCTCCGGCGTCACCGCCGACCTCACCGCGACCGCGCGCACCGGCTCGGGCCGCTTCACCTTCCCCGCCGACAAACCCGCCTCGCTCCTGGTCCGCACTGCGAACTCCGAGGTAGGGTCCACCGATTCGACCCTGAAGATCGACCCGGCGACCCGCACGGTCTCCGGGTCCGTCACCTCCGGGAACTTCTGCGGCTACCTCGACCCCGAAGGTCAACGCGCCTACTACACGCTCTACTTCACCGCCCGCTTCGACCGCGACTTCCAGTCGACCGGCACCTGGCAGGACGACAGGCTGAGCCCGGGGTCCACGGAGGCGAGCGGCGGCACCGGCGGCTTCGGGAACGGCGGCCGTCCCGTCGCGGGCAAGGGCGCTGGCGGCTATGTGGAGTTCGAGCCCGGCGCCGACCCCGTGAACGTCAAGGTCGGCATCTCGTACGTCAGCCAGGCGGGTGCCGCCGCCAACCTCGCGGCCGAGAACCCGCAGTCCCGCTCCTTCGCCTCGGTCCAGGACGCCGCCCATCGGGCCTGGCGCGACCAGCTCGGCGCGATCAGGGTCGGCGGCGGCAGCGACAGCGACCGCACCACCTTCTACACCGCGCTCTACCACGCCCTCCTGCACCCGAACGTCATCAGTGACGCCGACCGCAGGTACCGGGGCCCCGACGACAAGGTCCATGTCGTCGGCCGTGGCCACCGGGCCCAGTACGGCACCTTCTCCGGCTGGGACGTCTACCGCTCCCAGGTCCAGCTGCTGACCCTGCTCAGCCCGGACACCGGCTCCGACATCGCGCAGTCGTTGCTCGAACTCGCCCGGCAGAACGGCGGCGTCTGGGACCGCTGGCTGCACGGCGCGAGCGGCACCCATGTCATGAACGGCGACCCGTCCCCGACCGCGCTCGCCGGCATCCGGGCCTTCGGCGGCACCGACTTCGACCTGCGCGGCGCGCTGGACTCGCTGGTCAGGGCGGCGACCGTGCCGACCGAGGGCGACCTCTCCTCCTCGGGCAAGCCGGTCCTGTCCGTCGGACAGCGGCCGTCGCTCGACAAGTACCTCAAGCAGCACTACATGCCGTCCGTGTCCAACGCCTGGGGCGGCGCGGCCGAGACCCTCGAGATGTCCGGCGCGGACTTCGCGCTCTCCCAGCTCGCCACGGCGGCCGGGAAGAAGCAGACGGCCGCCGACTTCGCCCAGCGCTCCCAGTGGTGGCAGAACAACTTCAACATCGCGGCCGACCCGAGCGGTGGCTACGTCGCGGGCCGCAAGGCGGACGGCAGCTGGGTCACCGGCTTCACCCCGGCGACCGGCAACGGATTCGTGGAGGGTACGGCCGCCCAGTACACCTGGATGGTGCAGCACAACCCGGCCGGGCTCTTCGCCGCGATGGGCGGCCGGGACAAGGCACTCGACCGCCTCGACACCTTCTTCCACAACGCCGACGGCAGCTGGGCCCTCACGGGCAACGGCGGCGACAAGTCGGAGCTGGACAACGAGCCCTCGATCAACGTGCCCTACCTGTACGCCTACGCGGGCGCGCCCTGCAGGACGCAGGAGACCGTCCGCGCCGCGATGACGGGGTTGTGGTCGACCCAGCCGGGCGGCATCCCCGGGAACGACGACCTGGGGGAGATGTCGTCCTGGTACGTCTTCTCCGCGCTCGGCATGTATCCGCAGGTCCCCTCCCGCGCCGAACTCGTCCTCGCCTCACCGCTGTTCACCCGGGTGGAGATCAACCGGCCCGGCGGCAACGACATCGAGATCCACGCGAACGGCGCCGCCGCCGACGCCCCGTACGTGCAGTCGCTGAAGGTCGACGGCCGTACCAGCGACCGCCCTTGGCTCCCCGCCTCCTTCGTCCGCGACGGCGGCACGCTCGACTACATCCTCTCCGGCACCCCGAACCGCACCTGGGGCAGTGACCCGGCGGCCGCCCCGCCGTCCTTCCGCGAGGGCGAGCAGCCGTACCAGATCGGTGTCGGGCCGACCACGGCGACGCTCGCACCCGGCGGCAGCACGAAGCTCGACATCCGTGCCCTCGCGCTGAGCGGCGGCACCGGCCCCGAGGTCCGCTTCAAGGTGGACACCCCGGCCGGCGTGACCGCGACCCCCGCCGAGGGCACCGTGACCGACGGCGCCCAGGAGATCACCCTGTCCGCCGGTGACACCGCCCAGCAGGGCTTCTACGACGTCAAGGTCACCGTGACGTCGGCCGCCACCTCGTACGAACAACCGGTGGCCCTGACCGTCGCGGCGCCCGGCTCCCTCCTGGCCGCCTACAACAACACCGGTGTCTCCGACGACACCGGCGACCACGACGAGGCCGACTACGACGGCGGCGGCTGGAGCTACTCCCGTCAGGCCCTCGCCGCCGCCGGCCTGACCCCCGGCACCCAGGGCACCGTGGACGGCCTCACCTACACCTGGCCCGACTCTCCCACCGGCCGTCCCGACAACGCCTCGGCGACCGCCCAGAGCATCGAACTGGCCCACCCGGCAGACCGGTTGTCCTTCATCGGCAGTGCGGTCAACGGCAACCAGCAGACCCATGCGACCGTCACCTACACCGACGGCAGCACGGACTCCGTCGACCTCTCCTTCACCGACTGGACCGTCGGCGGCGGAGGCGGCACCGTCCAGTACGGCAACGAGACCGTCGCCAGGACCGCGTACCGCAATGTCGCGGGCGCAGACAAGGACCCGGTGGCTGCGTACGTCTTCGCCACCAAGCCCTTCCAGGCCCCGTCCGGGAAGACCGTCAAGAGCGTGCGGCTGCCGGACAACGCGGATCTGCACGTGTTCACCGTCGCGGTGAGCTGA
- a CDS encoding GH92 family glycosyl hydrolase, with amino-acid sequence MGVVALSLVVASQGTAIALPAQTASTDREFASSFESGDPAPTWLNTVDTGADGAKRASGVDGGYSSGIPGNVTDHVTDVRASGENTGGGEVKENLVDDESSTKWLTFEPTGWAEFDFDAPVKVVTYALTSANDHDERDPQDWTLQGSTDGKDWKTLDTRSGESFGERFQTKSYDIASPVEYQHFRLEVTKNNGGDILQLADVQFSTGQSDDPTPKDMLSLVDRGPSGSPTAKAGAGFTGKRALRYAGTHKADGRAYSYNKVFDVNVGVGRDTQLSYRIFPSMADGDRDYDATNVSVDLAFTDGTYLSDLNAVDQHGFALTPQGQGAAKGLYVNQWNNVASRIGSVAAGKTVDRILLAYDSPQGPAKFRGWLDDVALKTVAPEKPKAHLADYALTTRGTNSSGGFSRGNNFPATALPHGFNFWTPVTNAGSLSWLYDYARANNADNLPTIEAFSASHEPSPWMGDRQTFQVMPSAASGTPDTGRTARALAFRHENETARPYYYGVTFENGLKAEMAPTDHAAALRFTYPGEDASVLFDNVTEQAGLTLDKDNGIVTGYSDVKSGLSTGATRLFVYGVFDAPVTDSGSSGVKGYLKFKPGADHTVTLRLATSLISIDQAKDNLRQEIPDGTSFGTVKERARKTWDKLFGKVEVEGATPDQLTTLYSSMYRLYLYPNSGFEKVGSKYEYASPFSAMPGPDTPTHTGAKIVDGKVYVNNGFWDTYRTTWPAYSFLTPSQAGEMVDGFVQQYKDGGWTSRWSSPGYADLMTGTSSDVAFADAYVKGVDFDAEAAYDAALKNATVVPPASGVGRKGMSTSPFLGYTSTATGEGLSWAMEGYVNDYGIAEMGQALYKKTGKKRYQEESAYFLNRAQDYVNLFDSKAGFFQGRDAQGNWRLDSSKYDPRVWGYDYTETNGWGYAFTAPQDSRGLANLYGGRSGLAQKLDAYFATPETASPDFVGSYGGVIHEMTEARDVRMGMYGHSNQVAHHVNYMYDAAGQPWKTQKNIREVLSRLYTGSEIGQGYHGDEDNGEQSAWYLFSSLGFYPLVMGSGEYAIGSPLFTKATVHLENGKDLVVKAPRNSAQNVYVQGVKFNGTRWTSTSLPHSLISRGGVLEFDMGPKPSSWGTGKDAAPVSITQDDKVPAPRADVLKGDGALFDNTSATDATVTSVDLPTSTAAKGVQYTLTSSADHTKAPGGWVLQGSSDGTTWTDLDKRSGESFTWDKQTRVFSVAHPGSYAHYRLVLDSEATLAEVELLG; translated from the coding sequence ATGGGGGTGGTAGCGCTTTCACTGGTAGTGGCCTCGCAGGGCACGGCGATTGCCCTTCCGGCCCAAACGGCATCCACCGATCGCGAGTTCGCCTCCTCGTTCGAATCAGGCGATCCGGCACCGACCTGGCTCAACACGGTGGACACCGGAGCAGACGGCGCAAAGCGCGCGTCGGGTGTCGACGGCGGCTACAGCAGCGGCATCCCCGGCAATGTCACCGACCACGTCACGGATGTCAGGGCGAGCGGCGAGAACACCGGCGGCGGCGAGGTGAAGGAGAACCTCGTCGACGACGAGTCGAGCACCAAGTGGCTGACCTTCGAGCCGACCGGCTGGGCGGAGTTCGACTTCGACGCCCCGGTCAAGGTGGTCACGTACGCGCTGACGTCGGCCAACGACCACGACGAGCGCGACCCCCAGGACTGGACCCTCCAGGGCTCCACGGACGGCAAGGACTGGAAGACCCTCGACACCCGTTCCGGCGAGTCCTTCGGCGAGCGGTTCCAGACGAAGTCGTACGACATCGCGAGCCCCGTCGAGTACCAGCACTTCCGGCTCGAGGTCACCAAGAACAACGGCGGCGACATCCTCCAGCTCGCCGACGTCCAGTTCTCCACGGGGCAGAGCGACGACCCGACGCCCAAGGACATGCTCTCGCTGGTGGACCGGGGCCCGAGCGGCTCCCCCACCGCGAAGGCCGGCGCGGGCTTCACGGGCAAGCGGGCCCTGCGCTACGCCGGTACCCACAAGGCGGACGGCCGGGCGTACTCGTACAACAAGGTCTTCGACGTGAACGTGGGCGTCGGGCGCGACACCCAGCTGTCCTACCGGATCTTCCCCTCGATGGCGGACGGCGACCGGGACTACGACGCCACGAACGTGTCGGTGGACCTGGCGTTCACGGACGGCACCTATCTGAGTGACCTGAACGCGGTCGACCAGCACGGGTTCGCGCTGACGCCGCAGGGGCAGGGCGCGGCCAAGGGGCTGTACGTCAACCAGTGGAACAACGTCGCCTCGCGGATCGGTTCGGTCGCGGCCGGGAAGACCGTCGACCGGATACTCCTCGCGTACGACTCCCCGCAGGGCCCGGCGAAGTTCCGCGGCTGGCTGGACGACGTGGCGCTGAAGACCGTGGCTCCCGAGAAGCCCAAGGCGCATCTGGCCGACTACGCGCTGACCACCCGCGGCACCAACTCCAGCGGGGGCTTCTCGCGCGGCAACAACTTCCCGGCGACAGCCCTCCCCCACGGCTTCAACTTCTGGACGCCGGTGACCAACGCGGGCTCACTGAGCTGGCTGTACGACTACGCGCGAGCGAACAACGCGGACAACCTGCCGACCATCGAGGCGTTCAGCGCGAGCCACGAGCCGAGCCCGTGGATGGGTGACCGGCAGACCTTCCAGGTGATGCCCTCGGCCGCCTCGGGCACTCCGGACACCGGCCGCACCGCCCGCGCGCTCGCGTTCCGGCACGAGAACGAGACCGCGCGCCCGTACTACTACGGGGTGACCTTCGAGAACGGTCTCAAGGCGGAGATGGCGCCCACCGACCATGCCGCGGCCCTGCGCTTCACCTATCCGGGTGAGGACGCGAGCGTGCTCTTCGACAACGTGACCGAGCAGGCGGGCCTCACGCTCGACAAGGACAACGGGATCGTCACCGGGTACTCGGACGTGAAGTCCGGGCTGTCGACGGGTGCGACCCGGCTCTTCGTCTACGGGGTGTTCGACGCGCCGGTGACGGACAGCGGCTCGTCCGGCGTCAAGGGATACCTGAAGTTCAAGCCCGGCGCCGACCACACGGTCACCCTGCGCCTGGCGACCTCCCTCATCAGCATCGACCAGGCCAAGGACAACCTGCGCCAGGAGATCCCCGACGGCACCTCGTTCGGGACCGTCAAGGAGCGGGCGCGCAAGACGTGGGACAAGCTGTTCGGCAAGGTCGAGGTCGAGGGTGCGACGCCGGACCAGCTGACCACGCTGTACTCCAGCATGTACCGGCTCTACCTGTACCCCAACTCCGGCTTCGAGAAGGTCGGTTCGAAGTACGAGTACGCCTCGCCGTTCTCCGCCATGCCCGGCCCCGACACCCCCACCCACACCGGTGCGAAGATCGTCGACGGCAAGGTGTACGTCAACAACGGCTTCTGGGACACCTATCGGACGACCTGGCCGGCGTACTCATTCCTGACACCCTCTCAGGCGGGTGAGATGGTGGACGGGTTCGTGCAGCAGTACAAGGACGGCGGCTGGACCTCGCGCTGGTCCTCCCCCGGGTACGCGGACCTGATGACCGGCACGTCCTCGGACGTGGCGTTCGCGGACGCGTACGTCAAGGGCGTGGACTTCGACGCGGAGGCGGCCTACGACGCCGCCCTGAAGAACGCGACCGTCGTCCCGCCGGCCTCCGGCGTGGGCCGCAAGGGCATGTCGACGTCCCCCTTCCTCGGCTACACCAGCACCGCCACCGGCGAGGGCCTCTCGTGGGCGATGGAGGGCTACGTCAACGACTACGGCATCGCCGAGATGGGCCAGGCCCTCTACAAGAAGACCGGCAAGAAGCGCTACCAGGAGGAGTCCGCGTACTTCCTCAACCGGGCCCAGGACTACGTGAACCTCTTCGACTCGAAGGCCGGGTTCTTCCAGGGCCGCGACGCGCAGGGCAACTGGCGTCTCGACTCCTCGAAGTACGACCCGCGTGTGTGGGGCTACGACTACACCGAGACGAACGGCTGGGGGTACGCCTTCACCGCACCGCAGGACTCACGGGGCCTCGCCAACCTGTACGGCGGCCGGAGCGGGCTGGCCCAGAAGCTCGACGCGTACTTCGCCACCCCCGAGACGGCCTCGCCGGACTTCGTGGGCTCCTACGGCGGGGTCATCCATGAGATGACCGAGGCGCGTGACGTACGGATGGGCATGTACGGGCACTCCAACCAGGTGGCCCACCACGTGAACTACATGTACGACGCGGCGGGTCAGCCCTGGAAGACGCAGAAGAACATCCGCGAGGTCCTCTCCCGCCTCTACACCGGCAGCGAGATCGGGCAGGGCTATCACGGCGACGAGGACAACGGCGAGCAGTCCGCCTGGTACCTCTTCTCCTCGCTCGGCTTCTACCCGCTGGTGATGGGCAGCGGCGAATACGCGATAGGCTCCCCGCTGTTCACCAAGGCGACCGTGCACCTGGAGAACGGCAAGGACCTGGTCGTCAAGGCGCCGAGGAACAGCGCGCAGAACGTGTACGTGCAGGGCGTCAAGTTCAACGGCACGCGCTGGACGTCGACTTCGCTCCCCCACTCGCTCATCTCCCGTGGTGGCGTGCTGGAGTTCGACATGGGCCCCAAGCCGTCCTCATGGGGCACGGGCAAGGACGCGGCGCCCGTTTCGATCACCCAGGACGACAAGGTGCCCGCGCCCCGCGCGGACGTCCTCAAGGGTGACGGCGCGCTCTTCGACAACACCTCGGCGACGGACGCCACGGTCACCTCGGTCGACCTGCCGACGTCCACCGCGGCCAAGGGGGTTCAGTACACCCTGACCTCGTCCGCGGACCACACCAAGGCCCCGGGGGGCTGGGTCCTGCAGGGCTCCTCCGACGGCACCACGTGGACCGACCTCGACAAGCGCTCCGGCGAGTCCTTCACCTGGGACAAGCAGACCCGGGTGTTCTCGGTCGCGCATCCGGGCTCGTACGCGCACTACCGCCTGGTCCTCGACAGCGAGGCGACGCTCGCGGAGGTGGAACTGCTGGGCTGA
- a CDS encoding carbohydrate ABC transporter permease, which translates to MQHGKYRFIVGFLVAPLALYAIFVIWPFVQAIYYSFTDWTGLSPDFKMVGFANYTRMLHDDIFWKSLQHSLLFALLLPLVTLGLALFFAFMLNVGGRRRKGAAITGVRGSGFYKIAYFFPQVLSIAIVSLLFQFAYNPNDGVINGTLKAIGLGSVQPDWLGDPNLALWCVMAVLLWSTVGFFVVLFSAGMASIPKDFYEAALLDGASRATTFFKITLPLLWDTVQSGWVYMGILALGAEAFAAVQIMTVGPGGPDYSTTVLPLYVYQSAFRDANAAYATTIGVALLIVTLLFAAIVMRVGRRERLEF; encoded by the coding sequence ATGCAACACGGCAAGTACCGGTTCATCGTGGGGTTCTTGGTGGCCCCCTTGGCGTTGTACGCGATCTTCGTGATCTGGCCCTTCGTCCAGGCCATCTACTACTCGTTCACGGACTGGACCGGTCTGAGCCCCGACTTCAAGATGGTCGGTTTCGCCAACTACACCAGAATGCTGCACGACGACATCTTCTGGAAGTCGTTGCAGCACAGTCTGCTGTTCGCGTTGCTGCTGCCGCTGGTGACGCTGGGCCTCGCGCTCTTCTTCGCCTTCATGCTCAATGTCGGTGGGCGGCGCCGAAAAGGCGCCGCCATCACCGGAGTGCGCGGTTCGGGTTTCTACAAAATCGCCTACTTCTTCCCGCAGGTGCTGTCGATCGCGATCGTCTCCCTGCTTTTCCAATTCGCCTACAACCCCAACGACGGCGTCATCAACGGGACGTTGAAGGCCATCGGCCTCGGCAGTGTCCAGCCGGACTGGCTGGGCGACCCGAACCTCGCCCTGTGGTGTGTGATGGCGGTGCTGCTGTGGAGCACGGTCGGGTTCTTCGTCGTGCTGTTCTCGGCGGGCATGGCGTCGATTCCGAAGGACTTCTACGAGGCCGCGCTGCTCGACGGCGCGAGCCGCGCCACCACCTTCTTCAAGATCACCCTTCCGCTGCTCTGGGACACCGTGCAGTCGGGATGGGTGTACATGGGGATCCTGGCGCTCGGCGCCGAGGCGTTCGCCGCCGTACAGATCATGACCGTGGGTCCCGGCGGCCCCGACTACTCGACCACGGTCCTTCCGCTGTACGTGTACCAATCGGCGTTCCGTGACGCGAACGCCGCCTACGCCACCACGATCGGTGTCGCGCTGCTCATCGTCACGCTGCTGTTCGCGGCGATCGTGATGCGAGTGGGCCGGCGCGAGCGGTTGGAGTTCTAG